CCATCCTTGAAGgcatatttatcaagaagaaaagcGAAATCTTTACAAGGTACCTTCTCtctataagaaaacaaaaacaaggtGAGTCCATCGATAATTTTTTCCTAAAACTGAAAGAACTCAGCCTAGAATGTAATTTTACAGCGATCTCTGCTACAGAGAATCGAGAGGAGCACATAAAAGAAGCATTGATTGCAGGTTTATATTCATCCGAAATCCGCCAACGAATTTTAGAAAGCCCAGATATGTCTTTGCATGAAACTCTTAATCGTGCAAGAGCTTTTGAGTCTGCAAAAGATCAATCACAATGCTACAATAAATCTAATCCTCCATTTGAGCTTAATGCTTGCAAAGATACagaaaatgcatcaaatctaattccTAATCAAAAAAACACTTCAGACTCCTCATTATCAGCTGTTAGTATTAGTGGACAAGCATGCTTTTTTTGTGGCAACAAAAAACATTCTCGACTATTTTGCCCAGCTAAAAACGAATTCTGCAAGAAGTGTGGTAAGAAGGGACACTTTGCTCGGGTATGTAACTCAAAATCTTCCGtattagagaaaaaaagagagtttAGTAATTCGATATTACTAACACCTTCAGTGCAAgccgaaaaatgtctttcaaaggTTATTATTCCTATTACCATAAACGGAACTGAAAGTCAAGCACTGATCGATACTGGAGCAACTGGCAACTTTATTGACGATACCTATGCAAAAAAACTGAATTTAGAAGTTATACCAGAGATAGGAAAAGTAACTTTAGGCTCAAAACGCTTCACACCACAAATCCGAGGCAAAGTTAACGTGAATTTAACAGTTCAGGGAGAAAGTTATACAAACACAACCTTAATGCTTATGCAAGACctctgtgaaaatattattcttgggCACGAATTTATGAACAATTTCTCCAGTATAGAAATACCATTTGGAGGTAATAAGCCACCTCTTACTATTTGCGGAATAACTCAAGCAAAAATTCCTCCTTGCTCCCTTTTTCAACATCTAAAACCCAATTGTCAACCAATTACAACCAAATCTCgcaaattatcaaaagatgatgaagattttatttccaatgaaattcaacaattactgGAAGatggcatcatagaagaaagccACACACCTTGGCGTGCCCAAGCATTTGTTGTTAAACCCGATAACCGAAaaaaaggatggttatagattattctagaactataaacaaattcactgaattgGACGCCTATCCCATTCCAAATATGGAAGATTTAGTTCGCAAAGTAGCTCAGTATTCCTGGTATAGTACTGTAGATCTGAAATCCGCATATCACCAAGTACCAATCTTACTTGAAGAAAGGCAATACACAGGATTTGAAGCATGTGGGAAACTTTATCAGTTCTGTCGTATTCCTTTTGGTGTCACTAATGGTGTTTCAGCTTTTCAAAGAGTAATTGATTCACTCATacaaaaagagaaattattTGATACCTATGCTTATTTAGATGACGTCATAATTTGTGGAAATTCAAAAGAAGAACATGACACTAATCTTGAACGGTTTCTTGCAGCAGCTTCAAATAACTCACTTACTATAAACAAGGagaagagtaaattctgtcaaaAGGAGATACGTTTCCTAGGATTTTTAGTTGGAAACAAATCATTACGTCCAGATCCCGAACGCCTTGAGCCTCTACTTAATATGCCCCCACCTCCTAATCCCAAAACTCTTCAGAGAACTGTGGGCCTCTTCGCACATTACTCTCGATggatacaaaatttttcaagtaaaattcaTGCCTTGGCACACTGTACGCTCTTCCCTCTTCAAGGAAAGGCCCTTGCAGCTTTTGAAGATCTTAAAAAAGAGGTAGCTGCAGCTGTAATACATGTTTTTGATGAAGGAGGCATTCTCACTGTAGAGACTGATGCCTCAGATTTCTGCATAGCAGCAACACTATCTTACAATGAACGTCCTGTTGCATACTTTTCACGAATGCTAAACGAAAGTGAAAAACGACACTCATCAGTTGAAAAAGAGGCATATGCCATTGTAGAATCTATTAGGAAGTGGCGTCATTACTTATCTGGTCGTTTCTTTCAACTTATTACTGATCAAAAATCtgtttcattcatgttcaaTAGCGCGGCAAGAGGCAAGGTGAAGAACGAAAAAATCATGAGGTGGCGCCTTGAGCTATCTCAATACACCTATGAGATCATTTACCGACCTGGAAAAGAGAACATAACTGCTGACGCTCTTTCTCGAGCATGTGTGATAATGGGATGTATCACATCAAAACaagacttgataaaatatcatcaagACCTCTGCCACCCCGGCATCACAAGATTTTTTCACTGGACTAAAGC
Above is a window of Nilaparvata lugens isolate BPH chromosome 4, ASM1435652v1, whole genome shotgun sequence DNA encoding:
- the LOC120351134 gene encoding uncharacterized protein LOC120351134, which codes for MLDAYLKGNYYTEDTKLDILVTLLSAENYKLIIDCTTFEESISILEGIFIKKKSEIFTRYLLSIRKQKQGESIDNFFLKLKELSLECNFTAISATENREEHIKEALIAGLYSSEIRQRILESPDMSLHETLNRARAFESAKDQSQCYNKSNPPFELNACKDTENASNLIPNQKNTSDSSLSAVSISGQACFFCGNKKHSRLFCPAKNEFCKKCGKKGHFARVCNSKSSVLEKKREFSNSILLTPSVQAEKCLSKVIIPITINGTESQALIDTGATGNFIDDTYAKKLNLEVIPEIGKVTLGSKRFTPQIRGKVNVNLTVQGESYTNTTLMLMQDLCENIILGHEFMNNFSSIEIPFGGNKPPLTICGITQAKIPPCSLFQHLKPNCQPITTKSRKLSKDDEDFISNEIQQLLEDGIIEESHTPWRAQAFVVKPDNRKKGWL